The genomic interval GGCCACCGGCTGATCCTTGTCCTCCATCCCTTCCCGATGAAGTTCTTTCGTTGACAATCGGAATACTTTCATATATTCGATGAAATACCTGTCCATTACAACCGCGTCTTCACCACGGAGGCATGGGGCTTCCGGGCCGGGGACGCTGCGGTAAGTCATTTCCGAGGGTTTTGTATGACGCTGGAACGAAGACGCCATTGCCGGGTGGACGCCATAAATCTTCTCAATTTCTCCTGCTTCGATGCGGCTGACCGCATGGTGGAGCAGGGAATGGGACGGACCTTGAACGTCTCCGAGTCCGGCATCCTTTTGGAGACCGCCGTGCCCATGGACCTTGATGCCGTGGTCTACGTCACCGTGGCCTTTGACGACGAGCTTGTGGACGTGAAGGGCCGGGTGGTCCGGTGCAAGGAGAGCGCCGATAAAGCCTATGAAATGGGCATAACCTTCATAGACATAGATGAAAAGCGCCTGCATTTCATCAAGGAATACATAAAAATGTTCCTGGCGACCTGCGATACTCCCGACTGACGCCAAGCCCTATAGATATGTTTCACAAGGCCGACCCCCGCATGGATGGGGGGTCGGCCTTGTTTTTTATGGTGCAGTGCTTATGATTTCTGACGGGCCTTGTTTAACAGCCTGTCTAAAAACGCGAACTGAGGCGTTGTGCTTCAAAGCCAATTCCGTCACGTACATTAAGTACGCTTACTCATTGGCTTTTCGCACGCCTTGCATTTCATCGTTTTTATCCAGGCTTTAAATCCAGCCTTTTTCAGCAGGCTCATAAAGGTCATCCGAACCGGGCGAAAACCGCCTGTTCGGCCAATTTCAGCAAAGCAAGGAACGACAATGGACCAGCATGAAAACATGCCCCGGCCCGAGGAAGTGGAAAAGGAAATTTCCGAGTACCTTTCCAAAAGGTTCGGGGACAAGGTGAAAATCGTGGCCGCAACCGCCCTGGCCGAGGAAGACGGCGAACGCCGGGACAAGGTCGGCCCCTCCAAAAAAAAGCCCTTCAATTTCAGCATCAAGCCCGAAGAACTCACCGGCTACCTCAACCGCTACATAGTGCGCCAGGACAGGGCCAAGGCCGTACTGTCCACAAAGATCTGCACCCACTACAACCGTGTGGCCCGCGCCTCCGAAGGCTCTTTCGCCAACTCACCCGCCGTGGGCGGCGTCAAGAACAACGTGCTCCTTTTGGGTCCCACCGGTGTCGGCAAGACCTACATGATAAGGCTCATCGCCAAAAAACTGGGGGTTCCCTTCGTGAAGGGCGACGCCACCAAGTTTTCGGAAACCGGCTACGTGGGCGGCGACGTGGAAGATCTGGTGCGCGACCTGGTGCGCGAGTCGGACGACGACCTTGACCGCGCCCAGTACGGCATCATCTACATCGACGAGATTGATAAGATCGCTTCGCCCGGAAACGTGATAGGGCTTGACGTTTCCCGCACCGGGGTCCAGCGGGCGCTTTTGAAGCCGATGGAAGAGACCGAGGTTGAGCTCAAAGTCCCCCACGACCCCATCTCCATGATGCGGGAAATGGAGCGCATGAGGCGCGAGGGCGACAAGGCCCCCCGCACAGTAAGCACCCGGAACATCCTTTTCATCATGAGCGGCGCTTTCACCGAGCTTTCCCAGATCATCAAAAAGCGCGTGGAAACCCAAGGCATAGGCTTTTCAGCCGCCATGCGCAAAAACGGCGACGATTCGGGCTATCTGGCCCAGGTGCGGAGCCAGGACCTTGTGGCCTACGGGTTCGAGAGCGAGTTCATAGGCAGGATTCCCATAGTGGCCACCCTGTCGGCCCTGTCGGCGGATGATCTCTTCGACATCCTCAAAAACCCCAACAACCCCATAATACTAAGCAAAAAGCTCGACTTCGCAGCCTACGGAATAAGCCTCAAGTTCACCGACTGCGCCCTTAAGCGCATCGCCGAAAACGCCGCAACGGAAAACACGGGCGCGCGCGGCCTCGTGAGCGCGGTGGAAAAGGCCCTCCTGGTCTTCGAGCACAGGCTTCCGTCAACTGAAATCAAGTCCTTCGTGGTGACCGGCGAGGTGGTGGACGACCCGGACGGGGCGCTTTCAAGGCTTCTGGCCGACCCGTCCGATCCCTGTTTTCAGGCGGCCTTTGACCGGGCCGCCCAAACCGAGCGCGAGTGGCTGGCCTCCCGGTTCCGCTCGCTTCAGGCGGACCTTGGGGAAAAGTACGCGGTGAAACTCACCCCGGAGCGGGCGCTGATCGCCGCCGACCTCTACGCCAAATCCCCGGGCGACCTGGAAAGCATCGCCGCCGACCTCAAAAGGCGTCTGGACCGGGTCAAAACGCTCGAAATCCGCTTTCTGAAGGATCACGACCTGGATATCGCCTTTGATGACGACGCCGCAAACATCCTGGTTCCGGGCCTCGATACCGAAAACGACCTGGACGCCTGCTACAGGCACTTGACGGCAGGCCTGGAATATGGCCTAAAACTGGTGAAGGAAAAAACCGGGGCCGGAAAGTTCCTCATCACCCCAAAGGCCCTGAACGAACCGGAAGGCTTTATCAAAGACCTTCTGGCCAGTAAGACGCCCGTCTAAAAACGCGAACTGCTGTGTCAGGCTTCACGGCGCGGTCCGCCACGTACGAAAAGTACGCTTGCTCCCGCGCCGTTCGCCTTCCTTGCATTTCATCGTTTTTATCCAGGCTTGATTTTAATAAATAGAACCCATTTCAAACATATTTTTGAGATGGATTCTAATAAACCGGATTGGCGGCTTAATCCAACACGCGGAATCGACGGAAACCAATGATAGGAATATCCAAACTCTACTGCGGCGGCGTGGAGCCCTCGGACGCCCTTCGCTACGGCAGGCATTCGGGCAGGCTTCCCTCGCACCTTCTCCAGTTCTCCGAAGACAAGAAACCCGTGGTGGTGTGGAACATGAGTCGGCGGTGCAATCTTAAATGCGTGCACTGCTACGCCCACGCAACCGCCCAGGCCGGGCCGGAGGAGCTTACCACGGCGGAGGGCAAGGCCCTCATCGACGACCTTGCCGCCTACGGAAGCCCGGTCATGCTCTTTTCCGGCGGTGAGCCGGTGATGCGGGAAGACCTGGTGGAGCTTGCCGACCACGCCGTAAAGCGCGGCATGAGGGCCGTAATCTCCACCAACGGGACCTTGATCGACAAGGCGAAGGCCAAGGCCTTAAAGGACGTGGGCCTTTCCTACGTGGGCGTGAGCCTGGACGGCATGCGCGAGGTCCACGACAGGTTCCGGGGCGTAAAGGGCGCTTTCGACGAGGCTTTAACCGGCATCGACAACTGCCGAGAGGCGGGCATCAAGGTGGGGCTAAGGTTCACCGTCAACAAGCGCAACGCCTCGGAAGTCCCGGCTGTCTTCGATCTATTAGAGGAGCGCGACATACCGCGCATCTGCTTCTATCACCTGGTCTACGCGGGCCGGGGCACCAAACTCATGGAAGAGGACCTCGACCACGCCGAAACCCGCGCGGTTGTGGACCTCATCATGGACCGGGCGCGCGATCTCTCCGACCGGGGCAGGCCCAAGGAGGTCCTAACCGTCGATAATCACGCGGACGGGCCCTACGTCTACCTGCGGCTTCTGAAGGAGGACCCGGACCGGGCGGCCCAGGTGCTGGAGCTGTTAAAAATGAACGAGGGAAACAGCACAGGCCGGGGCATCGGCTGCGTTAGCTGGGACGGAAGCGTCCACGCCGACCAGTTCTTCCGCCATGTCACATTCGGAAACGTGCGCCAGCGCCCATTTTCCGTCATCTGGGAGGACCTCTCCCACCCCATTCTCGCCAAGTTGAAGGACAAGCGCCCCCACGTCAAGGGCCGTTGCGCCGCCTGCCGCTGGTTGGACATCTGCGGCGGCAACTTCCGCGTCCGCGCCGAGGCCGCCACCGGCGACCTCTGGGCCCCCGACCCGGCGTGCTATTTAACGGATGATGAGATCAGACCTGCATAAAAGCACAATGGCCGCGTGAAAACGCGGCCATGATTTAAACTATCCCGAAACATATTAATATTCATATATAATTACTTCCGTCATCATATAATAATTCTAAATTCATCAACGCCTTAAACGGAATCTCATGATGATCAATTTGCCAATCATAAAGATACTTTTCATAAGCTTTATCAAGCCTCTGAATTATTTCCTTTTTTGAAGTTATATTTAATAACTTTTTTAATCTATTAAAATGGTGCCTATTTGTTGCTCTTATAAAAATCTCAAAAGGCTTTCTATCATAAAATTCTTTATACACCAGCGTTTTTGGAAACCAATAATACCCAGTGCTATTATTCAATATCCATCTAAGGCATAAAATGAAATCTGCCTGCATTATGCTTTCAAAAGGCAATGGTTTTATATCAGCCCTATTATGAATTAAATCAGCTGTTAACGAAATTCTATTCAGGTTCAATCGCTTATTTCTATTCTCTAAGCCCTCAATATAATTGTTAAATGAACTAAATGACTGCAATTTTCCACCATTTTTCATCAAGTAGTAATCTTCACTTAAAAATAAATCTAATAGTTCATATTTATTATAACGAATAAGCGTAGCCGCTAAATAGATAAATAGCTCCATATTGAAAAATTTATAATGATCAAACCATCTTTTATTATATCTTTGCATGTCTTGTGCCGGATAATTAAATTCTAACGCTTTTTCTAAAAATGCATGAATAATGTTAAAGGACTCGCCAGCTACCTGAGAGTTAACAACTAACAATAAATACTCAACAAATTGGTCGCGATACGGCTTTAATCTTGCGATGCCATCAACTATTTGCTCATCAATATCTTCACTTTCACCCTGAAATCTGATGTCTTCCATCCCTTCCAAAACCCGATCAAGGAAAATATTTCCAAGTATGCCTGCACTTGGCTTGCCTGCTAACATCGCCTCCTTGAAAGCTGCAAAAGCATGTTGGCTGGTTCCGGCCCTTGGGGATTCCTCCAATAAATAAGCCGGGGGCTTACCGCGTTTGGGCTTTGTTAGCAATGGCCTTTCATATATATTTCTTATAAGTTTTTCATATTCAGCAT from Deltaproteobacteria bacterium carries:
- a CDS encoding AAA family ATPase, which translates into the protein MDQHENMPRPEEVEKEISEYLSKRFGDKVKIVAATALAEEDGERRDKVGPSKKKPFNFSIKPEELTGYLNRYIVRQDRAKAVLSTKICTHYNRVARASEGSFANSPAVGGVKNNVLLLGPTGVGKTYMIRLIAKKLGVPFVKGDATKFSETGYVGGDVEDLVRDLVRESDDDLDRAQYGIIYIDEIDKIASPGNVIGLDVSRTGVQRALLKPMEETEVELKVPHDPISMMREMERMRREGDKAPRTVSTRNILFIMSGAFTELSQIIKKRVETQGIGFSAAMRKNGDDSGYLAQVRSQDLVAYGFESEFIGRIPIVATLSALSADDLFDILKNPNNPIILSKKLDFAAYGISLKFTDCALKRIAENAATENTGARGLVSAVEKALLVFEHRLPSTEIKSFVVTGEVVDDPDGALSRLLADPSDPCFQAAFDRAAQTEREWLASRFRSLQADLGEKYAVKLTPERALIAADLYAKSPGDLESIAADLKRRLDRVKTLEIRFLKDHDLDIAFDDDAANILVPGLDTENDLDACYRHLTAGLEYGLKLVKEKTGAGKFLITPKALNEPEGFIKDLLASKTPV
- a CDS encoding TIR domain-containing protein — encoded protein: MPTTLETPRVFISYSWSSPQHEDFIIKLSENLMSDGVNVVLDKWELREGHDKYAFMEQMVTDPLISKVIIISDQKYAEKADAREGGVGTESQIISIEVYSKVKQEKFIPVVVEFKEDGNPWLPTFLGTRMYINLAKTENYYAEYEKLIRNIYERPLLTKPKRGKPPAYLLEESPRAGTSQHAFAAFKEAMLAGKPSAGILGNIFLDRVLEGMEDIRFQGESEDIDEQIVDGIARLKPYRDQFVEYLLLVVNSQVAGESFNIIHAFLEKALEFNYPAQDMQRYNKRWFDHYKFFNMELFIYLAATLIRYNKYELLDLFLSEDYYLMKNGGKLQSFSSFNNYIEGLENRNKRLNLNRISLTADLIHNRADIKPLPFESIMQADFILCLRWILNNSTGYYWFPKTLVYKEFYDRKPFEIFIRATNRHHFNRLKKLLNITSKKEIIQRLDKAYEKYLYDWQIDHHEIPFKALMNLELLYDDGSNYI
- a CDS encoding PilZ domain-containing protein, coding for MTLERRRHCRVDAINLLNFSCFDAADRMVEQGMGRTLNVSESGILLETAVPMDLDAVVYVTVAFDDELVDVKGRVVRCKESADKAYEMGITFIDIDEKRLHFIKEYIKMFLATCDTPD
- the ahbC gene encoding 12,18-didecarboxysiroheme deacetylase; its protein translation is MIGISKLYCGGVEPSDALRYGRHSGRLPSHLLQFSEDKKPVVVWNMSRRCNLKCVHCYAHATAQAGPEELTTAEGKALIDDLAAYGSPVMLFSGGEPVMREDLVELADHAVKRGMRAVISTNGTLIDKAKAKALKDVGLSYVGVSLDGMREVHDRFRGVKGAFDEALTGIDNCREAGIKVGLRFTVNKRNASEVPAVFDLLEERDIPRICFYHLVYAGRGTKLMEEDLDHAETRAVVDLIMDRARDLSDRGRPKEVLTVDNHADGPYVYLRLLKEDPDRAAQVLELLKMNEGNSTGRGIGCVSWDGSVHADQFFRHVTFGNVRQRPFSVIWEDLSHPILAKLKDKRPHVKGRCAACRWLDICGGNFRVRAEAATGDLWAPDPACYLTDDEIRPA